A genomic region of Oncorhynchus mykiss isolate Arlee chromosome 16, USDA_OmykA_1.1, whole genome shotgun sequence contains the following coding sequences:
- the rho gene encoding rhodopsin (The RefSeq protein has 1 substitution compared to this genomic sequence), producing MNGTEGPDFYVPMSNATGIVRNPYEYPQYYLVSPAAYSLMAAYMFFLILTGFPINFLTLYVTIEHKKLRTALNYILLNLAVADLFMVIGGFTTTMYTSMHGYFVFGRTGCNIEGFFATHGGEIALWSLVVLAIERWLVVCEPISNFRFSETHAIMGVAFTWVMAAACSVPPLLGWSRYIPEGMQCSCGIDYYTRAPDINNESFVIYMFVVHFMIPLFIISFCYGNLLCAVKAAAAAQQESETTQRAEREVTRMVIMMVVSFLVCWVPYASVAWYIFCNQGSEFGPVFMTIPAFFAKSSSLYNPLIYVLMNKQFRNCMITTLCCGKNPFEEEEGASTTASKTEASSVSSSSVAPA from the coding sequence ATGAACGGCACAGAGGGACCAGATTTCTACGTCCCTATGTCCAATGCTACTGGCATTGTTAGGAACCCCTATGAATACCCCCAGTACTACCTTGTCAGCCCAGCGGCGTACTCACTCATGGCTGCCTACATGTTCTTCCTCATCCTCACCGGATTCCCCATCAACTTCCTCACACTCTACGTCACCATCGAGCACAAAAAGCTGAGGACCGCCCTGAACTACATCCTGCTGAACCTGGCTGTGGCCGATCTCTTCATGGTAATCGGAGGCTTCACCACTACGATGTACACCTCCATGCATGGCTATTTCGTCTTTGGAAGAACGGGCTGCAACATCGAGGGATTCTTTGCTACCCATGGTGGTGAGATTGCCCTGTGGTCCCTGGTTGTCCTGGCTATTGAGAGGTGGTTGGTCGTCTGCAAACCTATTAGCAACTTCCGCTTCAGTGAGACCCATGCCATCATGGGCGTGGCCTTTACCTGGGTCATGGCTGCTGCTTGCTCCGTGCCCCCTCTGCTTGGCTGGTCCCGCTATATCCCCGAAGGCATGCAGTGCTCATGTGGAATTGACTACTACACACGCGCCCCTGACATCAACAATGAGTCCTTTGTCATCTACATGTTCGTTGTCCACTTTATGATTCCCCTGTTCATCATCTCCTTCTGCTACGGCAACCTGCTCTGCGCTGTCAAGGCAGCTGCCGCCGCCCAGCAGGAGTCTGAGACCACCCAGAGGGCTGAGAGGGAAGTGACCCGAATGGTCATCATGATGGTCGTCTCCTTCCTAGTGTGCTGGGTGCCCTACGCCAGCGTGGCCTGGTATATCTTCTGCAACCAGGGATCAGAGTTCGGCCCTGTCTTCATGACAATTCCGGCATTCTTTGCCAAGAGTTCGTCCCTGTACAACCCTCTCATCTACGTGTTGATGAACAAGCAGTTCCGCAACTGCATGATCACCACCCTGTGCTGTGGGAAGAACCCCttcgaggaggaggagggagcctCCACCACTGCCTCCAAGACCGAGGCCTCCTCCGTGTCCTCCAGCTCCGTGGCTCCTGCATAA